AACACTCACCTCCTTCATGCTTTGGTAAAACACTCACCTCCTTCATGCTGGGGTAAAACACTCACCTCCTTCATGCTGGGGTAAAACACTCACCTCCTTCATGCTGGGGTAAAACACTCACCTCCTTCATGCTGGGGTAAAACACTCACCTCCTTCATGCTGGGGTAAAACACTCACCTCCTTCATGCTGGGGTAAAACACTCACCTCCTTCATGCTGGGGTAAAACACTCACCTCCTTCATGCTGGGGTAAAACACTCACCTCCTTCATGCTGGGGTAAAACACTCACCTCCTTCATGCTGGGGTAAAACACTCACCTCCTTCATGCTTTGGTAAAACACTCACCTCCTTCATGCTGGGGTAAAACACTCACCTCCTTCATGCTGGGGTAAAACACTCACCTCCTTCATGCTGGGGTAAAACACTCACCTCCTTCATGCTGGGGTAAAACACTCACCTCCTTCATGCTGGGGTAAAACACTCACCTCCTTCATGCTGGGGTAAAACACTCACCTCCTTCATGCTGGGGTAAAACACTCACCTCCTTCATGCTGGGGTAAAACACTCACCTCCTTCATGCTGGGGTAAAACACTCACCTCCTTCATGCTGGGGTAAAACACTCACCTCCTTCATGCTGGGGTAAAACACTCACCTCCTTCATGCTGGGGTAAAACACTCACCTCCTTCATGCTGGGGTAAAACACTCACCTCCTTCATGCTGGGGTAAAGCTGAACAGGTGCTGGGTCAATGTATGTGTCTACCTCAGTGTCCAGAATCCAGTTTCAGTCAACCCACTGATACAACTGCCCAATCATTCTTCCCATCCCCCCATCAAGACCTCATAGTCAAATAACCCCGAAGACAAACTGTTTGGTGCCAAGTCAGAAAGGACTTTTTCAAACTTTTGGGGATTTGAAGGGAGACTCTAAATGAATGTTTCCCATCTTCAGACAGGATCATTTCTGAACATGCTGCATTGAGGTCTCATCCACTCTATACTGCAGCATCACTTTCAGCTTCAAATCAGGGAAATGTTCCATGGATTTATTGAATTCCGCCTCAAGCTCAGAAAAGGCTCTCCTTGCAGCCTCCTCCAGTTGAGCTACAGAGCTCCTTTGAGCTCTCCTGAATTTCCCCAAACCCAGGTGGATGCTGACATCTGACCAGTCCTTGCCGAgtgtgggggggcagaggggtggagagctctggaggaggtggaggttggCGTGCGAGAGCTGCTCCAGTTCAGTGGCTCGTCTCTGCAGCTCAGAGATCTCCTCCTGCAGTTCTTCAATAAACCCTTCAGCCTGTTCCTTCGTtgctttctgcttctcctcaatCATCTCAGTGAGTGCAGCCCTCAGGCTGGATCGACTATCGGTTTTAATCTTTGTTCTTTCCCCTGGCCCACCTTGACATTAGTGAGGTATCTGTAAGACAGCGTTGAGGTCCTGAATGACCATTTATACTGCAGCAGATCCAGATCCATTCTGCTGCAAGtgtggcctcttcaacaaggctaAGGACTCCCACTGCCCTTAACACTTTTATTATTATCTTATTTATAACTTTTATTCTTAAGTCCATCTATCACATTTATCTATTGCACATTGCATATGTCATCTACCAGtcatcttattttattttagatgttattttatattttaagtTTTCCATTGTATAGTATTGTTTAGAATTATTTAGACTTTTCTACTTTTATATTTAAGATTCATATATGTTtatcgtatgcaccttcctgccacagaaaATTCCTTGTTTATGTGAACGTCCTTGGTGAATAAAGCCTATTCTGATTCGGATTCAGTAGGGCTAAAACTGTGGTGTCACTTCATTACATTGGTCTGCTTTTCAACTTTAAATCAAACATCAGGTTTGTGAACTCCAGTCCTGGATGAAGCTACACTGTGCATGAAGCAACCCTGGTCAAGTTGTGGTTTGTGCTAGCATTATCCACGACACTGAATGATTTTAACACCCTGGTCAGACACATTCCATAGTTGCAACTTTCTTAACTAAACTACATGTGAATGATGGGAAAGGTATGTGTAGCAACTATTGGATGTTGGTTGAGGGGCGGTTCTATGGGcgtgtgtgaagccctctgtgacatgcttgcgtgtaaaaagggcatacaaatacatttgatttgatttggacaACATCCTGTATGTAAACAGGAATAGATTATGAATATACAATTCATAATACTATTCGTTCAAATATTTCTAGAAGCTGTTCGACCTGGTACACCCATATACACACTAGGAATCAGTTGTCATCAATCATGTAGTTTAATACTATGTTACTTCACACACATTATAAGGAACAGACAAACAGCAGATGTGATCGTTTCATTCTCTGATTTCAGATGACTAAACATGGAGCTAATCTACTGTCTTACAGGTGTTTAACAGAGGACCTCTGAGTCAGAGCACCTCTTACACAGGACAGTCCAGGGTGGGAAGCTCTTGTACAGTCAAGGGGCAGGACTATATACAGGGTTAGAAAAGATGCAAATTACAAGCTCCTGTTTTAGACAGTTAGTTATATAATACAAGATGCTTCACAATACCTTGACACAGCACAAGATGGATCTGAGGTCCATAAGtaagagttaaaaaaaaacaatcctcCCAGTCATAAATACAGGTACGGTGTTACTGGGAGGTGAAAACATAGAACACTGCTGCCATCTCCTGGTTAGATTGCACACACGCGCTCAGTTTACAGACATTCCAGACAGCAGGATTGACAGTTTGACCATCAAACTCGGTCAAGAATGCACACAATACAGACAGTCTAAGCTACATCTTAAACCCAAGACAGTGCATCTATTAAGTCATTCAGGGATATCAGTACAAAACACAACCAGGATCTAACCACTGGCGTCCAATGGCTTTGAGAGATGAGATGAGTATGCAGAGAAGAACAGAAGACACAGGAAAACACTTGATGAACATCCTTCAGAAGAAACATTTGACTTGTACCCTAtttaatgatgtgtgtgtatttctcacATCAGCCAGACCAATCCATTATCAGCCAGTGTACAGACTTCCTTAAGCACTTGCCGAACTACGACCTTACCAACTACTGCTACCtaaaccctaacacacacacacatgatactGCACATCTTAAAGTCATACTGTACTTCCCCAGGCAGTCACTGACGAGGTCATTATCATCATACTGCATCAGTGTGCAGTGAATAGGGCCTTTGAGGAGGCCCTGGAGTTCAGAGTTCACGTGAGTATACACTGGACAGTCAGGGTTCAGACAGGTTCATAACAACCTccacttccttctctccctcatccttcctcctcttcctcctcttcctctacgGAGGCCCGTGGTTATGCTGGCTCGACCCGGATCAGACCAggatgggagggtgtgtggcaatgccagacgtgtgtgtgcccttgttgtgtgtgttaccgTGATCCTTTTGCGCGTGAGCGTTTTGTTTGAACTCATTGGCAGCGGGTGCATGCGTGCTAGTGTgcggagcgtgtgtgtgtttctgatgctCATGCACAGCTGAGTGTCGCATCGTTTTATGCACGTGTGTGAGGTCATCGTGGGTGTTTATGATGTCATTCTGACCGTGAGTGAGGTCATCTACTGTGTCTGtaagctgctctgtgtgtgagaggtgctGATGATCCCAGGAGTGTGTTACTGCCGCAGTGTTTGAGTGGTCGTCTAAAACGGCTTTGTTCTGctctgtcatgtgtgtgtgaccctcctgagggtgtgtgtgtgtgacctcgtGGATCCAGCTCCTGAACCTGCTGACCCGGGTGTAGAGGGCTGGAGCCGAGGGCTCGCCACACCCGTAACCCCCGGCAACGGTCCCGGTCAGGACCCAGCGGCCCCCCTCGCCCTGGCACACCAGCCCTCCGCCGCTGTTGCCCTGACAACCATCGCCATGGAGACGGCTGGTGTCCGGGGGGCTGCCGGCGCACAGCGTTCCGTGGCTGGAGTAGCCGTCGCCATAGTGCTTCTTACATTGCCACGGTGACAAGAGAGGCACCCAGGATGGCAGGACAGCATCTGATCGAGAGAGGAGACGAGCAAGAGACCACAGAGGaaaaaacagaaacaaagaaCGGAGTTTGGAGTTTCAAAATGCTGTCGAAACAAGTCAAATTTAATACATACACTATTAATTACATACTTTCTGTAAAAATTACAAACTTTTTGGGGAGAATTTTGAATAAAATGTGCCAGGCAAACTGGccattatacagtatatataattTTCCTGAGGAATCAATCTCAATCATGGTTATCTTGAGGAATCTTCTACAGTACGTTAGTACACCAAATAAATATCTTGCAAACCCTAAACATCTCACAGGAACTCATGCTGAAGATGTTGAAACTGCCTACATTGTCAGGTGACTGGGTGTTTGCTGCTACCGGTTGGACTGTAGCTTCAGAGACTAGTCCTAAACTAAGTTTATACAACTGGCCCCAGGCCTACCTGCTCCTGTCCAGGCTGTGGTCACTGTGACGATGCAGGAGGAGGGGCTGCTGGCCCTCAGTCTCTCAGGGCTGGGGAGGCAGGCGGGGTTTGTTTCGCCGTCCAAACGGACACAGCGACCCTCTGCGCTGGGGAGCCTCAACAGGGCCAGGTCGTGACCCCCACGCTCACCTTTGAACTTCCTGTGGACCACCACTTGTTCTGGGGTAACAGTGAACCCCGAGCCTCCAACACGTACCACATACCTGGAGGGCTCACGGCCGtgcctgagggaggagaggtgtggtcagaggagagagagagagagagagagagagaggagaggagaaaggaggagagacggGAGGAATCGTACTTGTTGAAGCAATGTGCGGAGGTCAGTGCCCAGCAAGGGGTGATAAGTGTTCCACTACAGAGAGGGGGGCCATCTTGTTTGTCACCCTGCAACCACACAGACAGCTGCCACGGCATGGAGCTCCTTGGAACAACAAGAGGAGAgatcagggggaggaggaggagagatcaggaggaggagggggaggagagatcaggaggaggagggggaggagagatcaggaggaggaggaggaggagagatcaggaggaggagggggaggagagatcaggaggaggaggaggaggaggagagatcaggaggaggagggggaggagagatcaggaggaggaggaggaggaggagagatcaggaggaggagggggaggagagatcaggaggaggaggaggaggagagatcaggaggaggagggggaggagagatcaggaacaacaggaggaggaggaaagatcaGGACACAGAGAAGGAACAATCTTCATCTCAATCTACAGGTTCCACAGAAAATGATGCACCTTAAACAACACCCTCACCTGGGAGAGATCTGTCCTCCACCTGTCTGGTCTGGGCTGCTGACCCCCGGAACCTTCCTCTGCCCACAGGTGTCCTGTACTGGCCTGGGGCCCTCAGAGTCACACCTCACCCCTGCATCCTCCTGCCGCGCGCAGGCCTGAGAGCGGCCCAGAGACGGACACTCCCCCAGGAAGTCCTCCTGGCCCGTACACCTGAGCTGGTCCAGGTGGAGAGGACCCTTCCCccggccctgcccccccagAACCTCCGCCCGCCCTCTGGGGAAGGACAGACAGCTGCTGGGTTCAACCGCTTCCTGGAAGCCTTTCTCACTCCGCACttactacacgcacacaccccactacacacaccccgctacacacacatgtacactcacacatccctctaaacacacatacacaccactacactctctctctgtgtgtgtgttacctgtagcCCAGCTGCCTGCAGACCACAGCAGCGTTGAGGTCAGTCCAGCCCGAGTCACAGATGCTGCCCCAGTCTCCATGGAGATAGACCTCCACCCGACCCTCCCTGGGGCTGGCTCCAGCCCTGAGACGCAGCAGGGGtcctgcaccaacacacacacacacaccacacaccacacacagtgtgtaggtcattgtgtgtgtgtccaggcagtGTAGTGACAGAGGTAAATGTCAGCTGTCTTGTCATTCTAATACAGCTGTAGGAGCAGGAGAGCACATCCCACCAGGACCACAGAAACACTCCCACAAGCAGCCGACCTCATTCACCATGCTGTCAACACATGGCAtttcacccctcacacacacacactcacacacattccacgcccacacacacctgtagcagGTGCCAGTGCTGGTAGCTGGTTGGTGTCTGTGCTGGGGTCTCTCCTACAGCGCACACCCACCACCTCACTGTACGAGCAGGTGCTCCGCCCCCAGATGCCATGGCGACAGTCCAGCAGGGACGACTCAGAGCCCTCGCAGTGGACGTCGTCCAAAAGGATGATCCCAGTTCCCTCACCAaaggccccgccccccaccacCTCAGCATGCCCCCTACAAGTGACACAGAGAAACGACAAGCACACTGGAATGAGCTAAGACACACGGCATACAAACCAACAAACACTTGTTAAAAAGATCTGTATCAAGTAGTGCACAGAGTCGATGATTTTATGTATTTGCTTGCGCATGTAGCAAGGAGACAAGTCTGATCACGGTACAAAGTTATCTGAAAAACTACTCTTCATGGAAGACCATTTATACAACAGTGGTGAGAattctcctcccctgcatagCAGCTGTCTAGCTGACAGTGTTTATCCTAAAGTTctcgcgcgtgtgtgtatgtgcgtcttGGTGTTTTGCCCTGCTAGGCTTACCAAATGGCATGCTGTAAAGATAAGCTTGGTGTTGCCTAGAGTTCATTTGGTGGGTTCCTCTTTCTGCaagcaaggaatgctgaacacagtattCTTTATGCAGGATAAAGGTTCCATCCTTCATGTCTCAAACAACACTTTACAAGCATGCCTAGAGATGTGTTATGTCAGAAAGCTGTGGTCATGTAGGAGCGTGGGCGGTGAGTGGtgggtgaaggtggaggagggtgcagatggaggggaagggtagtgtaggagggagggtggctggtgggtgatggaggaaggtggtggaggagggaaggtggctggtgggtgggtggagtatggagggtggaggagggagaaggtgggTAGTGGAGGACCTGTATCCCAGCTGCTGGCAGACCACCTGGGCGTGGTCCTGGCTCCAGTGGTGGCCACACACGGAGCCCCAGTCTCCTGAGTGGAACACCTCCACACGACCCTCCCAGGGACGCTCTCCTCCCACCAGCCGCACCACGCCGTCTGACACACACGGCACAGCAGGCAGTcagcacgtctgtgtgtgtgtgtgtgagtgtacagtgtgtgtgtgtgtgtgtgcgtgtgcacgtgtacagtatgtgtgtacagtgtgtgtgtgtgtcacctgtatAGGGGCTGCAGGACACTCCTGCATCCTCCATATGATCACAGTTGTGCTGCTCCCAGTCGCCATGGGCACACTGCTCTAGCGACAGCTCGTTTCCAGTGCACTGTACAGCATCGAGGAGGATGGGTCCGGAGCCTTGGCCAAAATGAGCCCAGGACCAGGCCTTTGCCacgccactgcacacacacacacacacacaccgtgagcACACCCCACAGCTCACAGTATGTGATGATCTCCCAGTACATGACTACACACCACAGGATGTCTATTATTTATAAGAAAccatctctacacacacacacacacacacacacagtaaaggaAAGGGCTTTCTTTCTCCGTCCACTGGGATATGAATTCAAGCTAACTGTGGATccctgtgtgtgatggcagcCCCCTCTTACTGAGGCACACAGCTCTTTAGACACCTGCAGGGAAACACTAACACTCCCAACTTGTTCTTTAACCCCTACTCCTCTTCTGGTTTGATATACCCTTTGAATTCTTTTATTGTGAAACAATCAGAGGTATTGGTGCAgagattgttgttgttgttattaataGGACTAAAGCTATTTCAAGCATGGTCACCTATCAGGACCATCACATCAACAGTGGACAAAACGATCCGAATGAGATGAGATCAGACACCATCCGAACCCTGTGACGCACCACCAGCCCCTGTGGGAGAGACTCACCTGAAGCCCAGCTGTCTGCACACCACCTCTGCATCTCTGTCATCCCACTGGTCGTCACAGACCGAGCCCCAGCGACCTCCGTGGAACACCTCCACGCGGCCCTCAAAGTCCTCGTCCCCTCCCACCAGCCTCAGGGGAGGCCCGCTGCCTGGGGGGGGAAGAGCACACCTGgcgtgaggaggggagagggggacgatCTAGAGGAAAGGCTGAGATGAATCTGAACGATGGCTTTTTATATGGACATTTGTGTACACCCTTGACTTTACTTTGTGTTTGActgttttgtctgtctctcaatgtcctaccctcaccccctcctttgcaagtccctcctctctctccatcttgctttctctccctctctatctgtctctctccccctctctctcccccatctctatccccttcactctttctctcctttccttctctcccgctcactctcttcctctctctcagggaCCCGATGTTTGTGTCCCTGGAACGGTTTCCCTGACAGCAGAAGGTCACAAGGTCCCACTGACCTTCCGGAGGCGCGCACACCAGTCCAGCCTCGTTTCCATGGCTGCAGTCGCCGGTGACAAACGTCCTGCCTCGGCACTGACTCAGGGAGGTCTCGTCACCACGGCAACCCAAGCGCTCGTAGTGAAAGAGGCCCGAACCCGAGCCGAACGTGGACGGCTGCACCGATGTGCCGATCTCCCTGAGGTGAGGAAcgggtcatacacacacacaatctggtgTCAGAACAAAGCGAATGACACCATGACTGACACCATGGATCCATCTCTCCCAACCACACAGCCAGTCTGCCGGCTCCTGTCCTGTTCCTGTACTCTCACCCCAGGCCCAGCTGTCTACAGACCACGCTGGCATCCCGCTCCGTCCAGTGAGAGCCACACACAGATCCCCACTGGCCGTTCAGATACACCTCCACACGGCCACTTCCAGAGGCCCCCCCCACCAGCCGGGCCGCGCCTGACAGGGAAGAAGCCGGGTCCGTTAGCGCCCAACACGAACCACACCTGGACAGGCACAATCTAGAATGCAGCAGGACTGGGGGATGGGTGTTGGAGTGCAGCTGTGTTATAGCTCAGTGCGTAGCAGTCAAGATTGCTTTGAAAAGCATATGTGTACCTTGGTGACAGTCACAATAGGCCCAGCCGATGGCTCCAGAGCTCTGTCTGAAGAAGCACCAGGGGTTggactctctgtctgggttcctGCAGTAGCTGTGCTCCCCCAGGCCGCGGCCTGGGTACTGGAGGACGTAGTCTGGGAACTCAGTCCACCGCAGACAGGGGGCGCCAGAGTCTGTCTGGGACACGGTGCCGTTGTAGTAGCCCAGCTCCGTGAAGCCCTctgaacaggag
This DNA window, taken from Hypomesus transpacificus isolate Combined female chromosome 13, fHypTra1, whole genome shotgun sequence, encodes the following:
- the si:ch73-127m5.1 gene encoding neurotrypsin, with product MDVTGREILLLIGISCLWLPVLAEVVSDDSYVNEVQSSAPLSCSEGFTELGYYNGTVSQTDSGAPCLRWTEFPDYVLQYPGRGLGEHSYCRNPDRESNPWCFFRQSSGAIGWAYCDCHQGAARLVGGASGSGRVEVYLNGQWGSVCGSHWTERDASVVCRQLGLGEIGTSVQPSTFGSGSGLFHYERLGCRGDETSLSQCRGRTFVTGDCSHGNEAGLVCAPPEGSGPPLRLVGGDEDFEGRVEVFHGGRWGSVCDDQWDDRDAEVVCRQLGFSGVAKAWSWAHFGQGSGPILLDAVQCTGNELSLEQCAHGDWEQHNCDHMEDAGVSCSPYTDGVVRLVGGERPWEGRVEVFHSGDWGSVCGHHWSQDHAQVVCQQLGYRGHAEVVGGGAFGEGTGIILLDDVHCEGSESSLLDCRHGIWGRSTCSYSEVVGVRCRRDPSTDTNQLPALAPATGPLLRLRAGASPREGRVEVYLHGDWGSICDSGWTDLNAAVVCRQLGYRGRAEVLGGQGRGKGPLHLDQLRCTGQEDFLGECPSLGRSQACARQEDAGVRCDSEGPRPVQDTCGQRKVPGVSSPDQTGGGQISPRSSMPWQLSVWLQGDKQDGPPLCSGTLITPCWALTSAHCFNKHGREPSRYVVRVGGSGFTVTPEQVVVHRKFKGERGGHDLALLRLPSAEGRCVRLDGETNPACLPSPERLRASSPSSCIVTVTTAWTGADAVLPSWVPLLSPWQCKKHYGDGYSSHGTLCAGSPPDTSRLHGDGCQGNSGGGLVCQGEGGRWVLTGTVAGGYGCGEPSAPALYTRVSRFRSWIHEVTHTHPQEGHTHMTEQNKAVLDDHSNTAAVTHSWDHQHLSHTEQLTDTVDDLTHGQNDIINTHDDLTHVHKTMRHSAVHEHQKHTHAPHTSTHAPAANEFKQNAHAQKDHGNTHNKGTHTSGIATHPPILV